In the genome of Cherax quadricarinatus isolate ZL_2023a chromosome 40, ASM3850222v1, whole genome shotgun sequence, one region contains:
- the LOC128687408 gene encoding membrane protein BRI3-like — protein sequence MEQKTSAYGPYNPPQTGPPPPYSATPPPLGFQGPSQQSMYMQQQQQPVYVQQHGSTTVVTTQPLPSSVVLVTGANCPACRAGFLRSEFTCCGIFLAICFFPIGMLCCFLMMERRCSNCRLTFS from the exons ATGGAGCAAAAAACTTCAGCTTACGGAccttacaacccaccacaga CTGGGCCACCACCGCCGTACagcgccactccaccacccttggGCTTCCAGGGGCCTTCACAGCAGTCGATGtacatgcagcagcaacaacaaccggTGTACGTGCAGCAGCACGGCTCCACCACAGTtgtcaccacacaaccactaccttcgtcagtggtgctggtgaccGGAGCTAACTGTCCAGCCTGCAGG GCTGGCTTCCTGAGGAGTGAGTTTACGTGCTGTGGGATCTTCCTGGCCATCTGCTTCTTCCCCATCGGCATGTTGTGCTGTTTCTTAATGATGGAACGACGCTGCTCGAACTGTCGCCTAACCTTCTCTTAA